One Vicinamibacteria bacterium DNA window includes the following coding sequences:
- a CDS encoding C4-type zinc ribbon domain-containing protein encodes MMPEIENLVRLQALDDEMRALETRLAAIPKEIAALENEIATEKRNLEEAEKALGETQKAQRAFERDLSLAEEKHEKYKDQLMNVKSNEEYKAMQRQIEIAKQHISDIEDSILAGLDQIEALEARRRARDEELKKGLVEITAMEKELEDERGRLQKELDGRRSSREAILPSISSDLLGEYQAIARSRGGVAVAEAIDEHCQVCMVRLRPQVFQELKIGDRVHHCGNCNRILFYREKEPTPAT; translated from the coding sequence ATGATGCCCGAGATCGAGAATCTGGTGAGGCTTCAGGCGCTCGACGACGAGATGAGAGCGCTCGAGACGAGACTCGCCGCCATCCCCAAGGAAATTGCCGCACTGGAGAACGAGATCGCGACCGAGAAGCGGAATCTCGAGGAGGCGGAGAAGGCGCTCGGCGAGACCCAGAAGGCCCAGCGCGCTTTCGAGAGAGACCTATCGCTCGCCGAGGAGAAACACGAGAAGTACAAAGATCAGCTGATGAACGTGAAATCGAACGAAGAGTACAAGGCGATGCAGAGACAGATCGAGATCGCCAAACAGCACATCAGCGATATCGAGGACTCTATTCTCGCCGGGCTCGATCAGATCGAAGCGCTCGAAGCCCGGAGGCGGGCGCGCGACGAGGAGCTGAAGAAGGGGCTGGTCGAGATCACGGCGATGGAGAAGGAGCTCGAGGACGAGCGGGGACGTTTACAGAAAGAGCTCGACGGTCGGAGGAGCTCCCGCGAGGCGATTCTTCCGTCCATCTCCAGCGACCTCCTCGGCGAATACCAGGCGATCGCCCGGTCCAGAGGCGGCGTCGCCGTGGCCGAGGCCATCGACGAGCACTGCCAGGTGTGCATGGTGCGGCTCAGGCCCCAGGTTTTCCAGGAGCTCAAGATCGGCGACCGGGTCCACCAC